In a genomic window of Roseiflexus castenholzii DSM 13941:
- a CDS encoding RAMP superfamily CRISPR-associated protein encodes MHKATFLNGTLRLTIRPDGPILIKAGETGGGDPTLPDMQFVRTKYAVSDGSGSQYAAGAIYLPGPSLKGVIRAHCERICRTLDGDALQKERKERRQQFDEAEKIPEDAQLIPLADNPLGDGARYKGLDDMRYNSGRAIEAMRDKLKSTAAVYRLSSFVAQLFGSTALAGRVRFADAYGKNVVTEERNGVAIDRVYGSVAVGPFNYETVVLGEFPTRIDFKNVTLAQLGLLGLALRDLAEGRVALGFGKSRGLGRVTASFDSLDILYPTCVLEGNALRLIGSGIRLPVGHFGGVGAFGGDAYRAYDFPVDDTAPLPDGLRFQEEETMGVRLHAEGADQVKAIWRACMPAWKREIGL; translated from the coding sequence ATGCATAAAGCGACCTTTCTGAACGGGACGCTGCGCCTGACCATCCGCCCCGACGGTCCGATTCTCATTAAGGCGGGTGAGACTGGCGGCGGCGACCCGACCCTGCCCGACATGCAGTTTGTGCGCACGAAGTACGCCGTCTCCGACGGCAGCGGTTCACAGTATGCAGCAGGCGCGATCTATCTGCCGGGTCCCTCACTCAAGGGGGTGATCCGCGCTCATTGCGAGCGCATCTGCCGCACCCTCGACGGCGACGCGCTGCAAAAGGAACGAAAAGAGCGACGCCAGCAGTTCGATGAGGCAGAGAAGATACCGGAAGATGCCCAACTCATCCCTCTCGCTGACAATCCGCTTGGCGACGGCGCGCGATACAAAGGTCTCGATGATATGCGCTACAACTCGGGTCGGGCAATTGAGGCGATGCGCGATAAACTGAAGAGCACCGCAGCCGTCTATCGCCTCTCGTCGTTCGTGGCGCAACTCTTCGGCAGCACAGCGCTGGCGGGGCGGGTGCGCTTCGCCGATGCTTATGGCAAAAACGTCGTCACCGAAGAGCGGAACGGTGTTGCCATTGACCGGGTGTACGGCTCGGTTGCCGTCGGTCCGTTCAACTACGAGACCGTCGTGCTCGGTGAGTTTCCGACGCGGATCGATTTTAAGAACGTCACCCTGGCGCAATTGGGGTTGCTGGGGCTGGCGCTGCGCGACCTGGCGGAGGGGCGCGTTGCATTGGGGTTCGGCAAATCGCGCGGATTAGGGCGGGTGACGGCATCGTTCGACAGCCTGGACATTCTGTATCCGACGTGTGTGCTGGAAGGGAATGCGCTGCGGCTCATCGGCAGCGGTATCCGCCTGCCTGTCGGTCACTTCGGCGGCGTCGGGGCATTCGGCGGCGACGCCTACCGCGCCTATGATTTCCCCGTCGATGACACCGCACCGTTGCCGGACGGTCTGCGCTTTCAGGAGGAAGAAACGATGGGGGTGCGGCTACACGCCGAGGGCGCCGATCAGGTCAAGGCGATCTGGCGGGCATGCATGCCTGCGTGGAAACGGGAGATCGGATTATGA
- the csx7 gene encoding type III CRISPR-associated RAMP protein Csx7, with the protein MSREPIYSFAALHNRLTVRGDLLALTALRIGAGRATEIIANDLPVLRDAFDRPFIPGASLKGALRAQVESLVRAVQPDQAFDLEQIEAHMRREISRLKEQHDDDMELSKAIWRASTLIDLTFGAPWVAGRVFFKDAQVDPRLWFGQFETRNGVGINRDTETAEPGLLYDYEVVPAGARFHFDLVVENAAPWQLGMLLAALKPWQRGDVQIGGFRSRGLGYVQLVGREGREAPEIRYMAVREGVAGVDDVIAWLNGGGEAVGADQEREWVAAFRSALEQPEQAKEMINA; encoded by the coding sequence GTGTCGCGTGAACCGATCTATTCCTTCGCCGCACTGCACAATCGCCTGACGGTGCGCGGTGACCTGCTGGCGCTCACGGCGCTGCGCATCGGCGCGGGGCGGGCAACTGAGATCATCGCCAACGACCTGCCGGTGCTACGCGATGCCTTCGACCGACCCTTCATCCCCGGCGCGTCGCTCAAAGGCGCTCTGCGCGCGCAGGTTGAGTCCCTCGTGCGCGCCGTCCAGCCCGATCAGGCGTTCGACCTCGAACAAATCGAAGCCCATATGCGCCGAGAGATCAGCCGGTTGAAAGAGCAGCACGATGATGATATGGAACTGAGCAAAGCGATCTGGCGCGCCTCAACTCTGATCGACCTGACCTTCGGCGCGCCGTGGGTCGCGGGGCGGGTGTTCTTCAAGGATGCACAGGTTGACCCCAGGCTCTGGTTTGGTCAGTTCGAAACGCGCAACGGCGTCGGCATCAACCGCGATACCGAAACGGCTGAACCTGGGCTGCTCTACGATTACGAGGTCGTTCCTGCCGGCGCGCGCTTCCATTTTGATCTGGTGGTCGAGAATGCGGCGCCATGGCAACTGGGTATGCTGCTGGCGGCGCTCAAGCCATGGCAGCGCGGCGACGTACAGATCGGCGGGTTCCGCTCGCGCGGTTTGGGGTATGTGCAACTGGTCGGGCGTGAGGGACGCGAAGCGCCGGAGATTCGTTACATGGCTGTGCGCGAAGGCGTGGCTGGTGTCGATGATGTCATTGCCTGGCTCAACGGCGGCGGCGAGGCAGTCGGCGCCGATCAAGAGCGGGAATGGGTTGCCGCGTTCCGCTCAGCCCTGGAGCAACCTGAGCAGGCGAAGGAGATGATCAATGCATAA
- the csx10 gene encoding type III-D CRISPR-associated RAMP protein Csx10 — MHETVLIVEAREPLAFPESKPGAQFRQSLPFVPGAALFGALGGALDRSGRFDPALLRRLRCRNAYPMHEGDAWVRPLPATAITPKGESRLRDSLVPRVCWEQQTPPALVYAPTDAEGRPWEAAGQKFYTITDGKPEFRNVTQRIHTRVAINRRRGTAEDSLLYSFFAINETTLETDTPTRFIGSLAMIDLDDAAVWHQITDLVTQRIDRLGARQTTGIGGVRITLRDLPAERSIRERVEALTRRFIRQIERYQNLGGATWRLSGQMFTVNLVSDAILLRDGWLPTQELSADMLRDATGIEARLVRSFTTTRIVAGWHALWQRPKTSHIAVRFGSLYVFEAQRSLTDDDYAVLERLERDGIGERRQEGFGQVRICDDFHLIDWEEENGSAGQ; from the coding sequence ATGCACGAGACGGTGCTGATAGTCGAGGCGCGTGAGCCGCTCGCCTTTCCGGAGAGCAAGCCAGGTGCGCAGTTCCGCCAAAGCCTGCCATTTGTGCCTGGTGCGGCGCTGTTTGGCGCGCTCGGCGGCGCGTTGGATCGGAGTGGGCGCTTCGATCCGGCGCTCCTGCGGCGGCTGCGCTGCCGCAATGCCTACCCGATGCACGAAGGCGATGCATGGGTGCGCCCGTTGCCGGCAACCGCCATCACGCCAAAGGGCGAGAGTCGCCTCCGCGACTCGCTGGTGCCGCGGGTGTGCTGGGAACAACAGACCCCGCCCGCACTGGTGTACGCGCCAACTGATGCCGAGGGGCGTCCCTGGGAAGCGGCTGGTCAGAAGTTCTACACCATCACGGATGGGAAACCGGAGTTTCGCAACGTCACGCAGCGCATCCACACGCGCGTGGCCATTAACCGGAGGCGCGGCACGGCAGAAGATAGCCTGCTCTATTCCTTTTTCGCCATCAACGAGACAACGCTGGAAACAGACACGCCAACGCGTTTCATCGGCAGCCTGGCGATGATCGATCTCGATGACGCCGCTGTCTGGCATCAGATAACGGACCTTGTCACACAGCGGATTGATCGCCTTGGCGCGCGCCAGACAACCGGCATTGGCGGGGTGCGGATAACACTGCGCGATCTTCCGGCTGAGCGCAGCATCCGCGAGCGCGTGGAAGCGCTGACCAGGCGATTCATCCGGCAGATTGAGCGCTACCAGAATCTCGGCGGCGCAACGTGGCGTCTTTCCGGTCAGATGTTCACCGTCAACCTGGTTTCCGATGCCATTCTGTTGCGCGATGGCTGGCTGCCAACCCAGGAACTGAGCGCCGATATGCTGCGCGACGCCACCGGCATCGAGGCGCGGCTCGTGCGCTCGTTTACGACAACGCGGATCGTAGCAGGATGGCACGCTCTCTGGCAGCGCCCCAAAACGTCACACATTGCCGTGCGCTTCGGCAGCCTGTACGTGTTCGAGGCGCAGCGCTCGCTGACCGACGATGATTACGCCGTTCTGGAACGCCTTGAACGCGACGGCATCGGCGAGCGTCGCCAGGAGGGGTTCGGGCAAGTGCGCATCTGCGATGACTTTCATTTGATCGATTGGGAGGAAGAGAATGGATCAGCAGGGCAGTGA
- a CDS encoding RAMP superfamily CRISPR-associated protein: MVNVQFDLEVLSDTPVSVGAGGSAGTLADKVIVRDSRGRPLIPGSQVKGRTRHAAEAIASTLGLGVPQSFGDETDTIIRRVFGSPQQRAPLHFASLIADVGKAQTVPQWLSQIRPSVALNRRRGTAEDERLLFQETALRGMRFTARPAIVGTLPDLGHVALLWAALRVVDRWGSAKSRGLGWATTRVQVTVAGQVQDDAVLAKALRDLVRGGGA; encoded by the coding sequence ATGGTCAACGTACAGTTTGATCTCGAAGTTCTGAGCGACACTCCCGTGAGCGTCGGCGCAGGCGGCAGTGCCGGAACGCTTGCCGACAAAGTGATCGTGCGCGATAGCCGGGGGCGTCCGCTTATCCCTGGCTCGCAGGTCAAAGGGCGCACGCGCCACGCCGCTGAAGCCATTGCATCCACGCTTGGACTCGGCGTGCCGCAGAGTTTCGGCGACGAGACCGATACCATCATACGGCGCGTGTTCGGTTCGCCGCAGCAACGAGCGCCGCTTCACTTCGCCAGTCTGATCGCTGATGTCGGAAAGGCGCAGACCGTACCGCAATGGTTGAGTCAGATCCGCCCCAGCGTGGCGCTCAACCGGCGGCGCGGCACGGCGGAGGATGAGCGCCTGTTGTTTCAGGAAACAGCGCTGCGCGGGATGCGCTTCACCGCTCGACCGGCGATTGTTGGCACGCTTCCTGACCTCGGTCATGTCGCGCTGCTCTGGGCTGCATTGCGCGTTGTTGATCGCTGGGGCAGCGCGAAGTCGCGTGGACTGGGATGGGCGACAACAAGAGTGCAGGTGACAGTGGCCGGTCAGGTACAGGACGATGCCGTTCTCGCCAAGGCGTTGCGCGATCTGGTGCGCGGGGGAGGAGCGTAA
- a CDS encoding Cas10/Cmr2 second palm domain-containing protein translates to MMNADRFTFTRAIAACLVYGTGIDARSVEDVVRSALDNAPVAPSKAMLEELHTTVTTRLHDAGLPEEAQRVALVYGGATKIKGYVFESPALPEIRGASALLEWVNDHHLSAIWRETLGESLGESCIIYAGGGSLLAFAPVAKGAELAGRIEQAFTRQTLTANSVAVAATFSLLELRYGRRPLDFWADAFLDRWQNLHLRPELEAYYYAPLPGSAAANLSDDAIRTAVPGRALTVDDISAVRRFLNRKQFGELVTILATMFNRRRDERAYAGAPRVLPLYPMTPWAERCASSDVRPAEWRGTVADETRAYSEPSARKRYVGQLIKRDDDDQTRWYTSTFAWRAPDDLRNRSWETRWEAFLAKEGAATPYRCAMDQQPNVTPPRDLNEIGAASRPDRYIGIIYADGNNVGRLIATLSTPDDLHQTSAHLSTAATDAVFKALAQCLRPAEVRRKRQRAVVHPFEILTIGGDDLLLIVPGSRAFDVALAIASEFERSLAQNLPAPSDACASNAIHTRYIRETLVTREPYTPSVGLSAGVVVAQESAPIFFLRDLVEELLKRAKKLARSLTGQRYYGGAVDFMVLKSVTMVADTVETFRKAALHDESDRRLTARPYTWHEFAGLLETARALKRSRFPRSQLYRLRRVMETTPGVMTSSLEYLYTRVRQKDANTMLIEHIEQAWRQADAALRRPATHPWLLRAAGGHETIWSDLAEIYDMVSLPEGEDGQRTV, encoded by the coding sequence ATGATGAACGCAGATCGTTTCACCTTTACTCGCGCGATTGCAGCGTGCCTGGTGTATGGAACGGGTATCGACGCCCGTTCAGTGGAAGACGTAGTGCGTTCGGCTTTGGACAACGCGCCGGTCGCGCCGTCCAAAGCCATGCTCGAGGAATTGCACACGACGGTGACGACGCGACTGCACGACGCCGGTTTGCCGGAGGAAGCGCAGCGAGTGGCGCTGGTCTACGGCGGCGCAACGAAGATCAAGGGATACGTCTTCGAGTCGCCGGCGTTGCCCGAAATTCGCGGCGCCAGTGCGCTGCTCGAGTGGGTGAATGATCATCATCTTTCTGCGATCTGGCGTGAGACGCTCGGTGAGAGTCTCGGAGAATCGTGCATTATCTATGCTGGCGGGGGTAGTCTTCTCGCCTTCGCGCCAGTTGCGAAAGGTGCGGAACTCGCCGGTCGCATTGAACAGGCGTTTACCCGCCAGACCCTCACCGCCAATAGCGTCGCCGTCGCCGCAACCTTTTCGCTCCTCGAACTGCGCTACGGACGTCGACCGCTCGACTTTTGGGCAGACGCCTTTCTGGATCGATGGCAGAACCTGCACCTGCGACCGGAACTCGAAGCGTACTACTACGCGCCGTTGCCGGGCAGCGCCGCAGCGAATCTGAGTGATGACGCGATCCGTACTGCCGTTCCGGGGCGCGCGCTCACAGTTGATGACATAAGCGCCGTGCGTCGCTTTCTGAACCGCAAGCAATTCGGCGAACTGGTGACGATCCTGGCGACTATGTTCAACCGGCGCCGCGACGAGCGCGCTTACGCTGGCGCGCCGCGCGTTCTACCGCTCTACCCGATGACGCCATGGGCGGAACGGTGCGCCAGCAGCGATGTGCGCCCCGCCGAATGGCGCGGGACAGTCGCCGATGAAACACGCGCCTACAGCGAACCTTCGGCGCGCAAACGGTATGTCGGGCAACTGATCAAGCGCGACGACGACGATCAGACGCGCTGGTACACGTCAACGTTCGCCTGGCGCGCACCTGACGACCTGCGCAATCGCTCGTGGGAAACACGGTGGGAAGCGTTTCTGGCTAAGGAAGGCGCCGCTACGCCTTACCGTTGCGCCATGGATCAGCAGCCGAATGTGACGCCGCCGCGCGACCTGAATGAGATCGGCGCCGCTTCCCGACCAGATCGCTACATCGGCATCATCTACGCTGACGGGAACAACGTCGGGCGGTTAATCGCCACCCTGTCGACCCCCGACGACTTGCACCAGACTTCTGCGCATCTGAGCACAGCCGCAACCGATGCAGTCTTCAAAGCGCTAGCGCAGTGTCTGCGACCGGCTGAGGTGCGACGCAAGCGGCAGCGTGCGGTTGTGCATCCCTTCGAGATTCTGACTATTGGCGGTGACGATCTGCTCCTCATTGTCCCCGGCAGTCGCGCCTTCGACGTGGCGCTGGCGATTGCGAGTGAGTTTGAACGCTCCCTGGCGCAGAACCTCCCTGCGCCATCCGACGCCTGTGCGTCGAATGCCATTCACACGCGCTACATCCGCGAAACGCTGGTCACGCGCGAGCCGTACACGCCGTCGGTGGGGCTTTCGGCAGGCGTGGTCGTTGCACAGGAGTCGGCGCCGATCTTCTTCCTGCGTGATCTGGTGGAGGAATTGCTCAAACGCGCCAAGAAACTGGCGCGCTCCTTGACCGGACAACGCTACTACGGCGGCGCTGTCGATTTTATGGTGCTGAAATCGGTCACCATGGTCGCCGACACGGTCGAAACGTTCCGCAAAGCGGCGCTGCATGATGAGAGCGATCGGCGTCTCACCGCTCGTCCCTACACCTGGCACGAGTTTGCCGGTTTGCTGGAAACCGCCCGCGCACTCAAGCGCAGCCGCTTCCCGCGCTCGCAACTCTACCGTCTGCGGCGCGTCATGGAAACAACGCCAGGGGTCATGACCAGTTCTCTGGAATACCTCTATACCCGTGTGCGGCAGAAGGACGCCAACACCATGCTGATCGAACACATCGAACAGGCATGGCGCCAGGCGGACGCTGCGTTGCGTCGTCCGGCGACGCATCCGTGGCTGTTGCGTGCCGCAGGAGGACACGAAACCATCTGGTCCGATCTCGCCGAAATCTACGATATGGTCTCTTTGCCGGAGGGTGAGGATGGTCAACGTACAGTTTGA
- the cas6 gene encoding CRISPR system precrRNA processing endoribonuclease RAMP protein Cas6 produces MSTESAGLALPDLPILRLRLTIRLLIDAFLPAYKGAMLRGGFGYAFQRASCLQACWGRSHECTITPFCPYRWVFETPHPSDVAHLHDLRDVPRPFVIVAPGDTRTRYVAGDALEFGLTLIGRGVEYLPYFLFSFERLGAMGLGRDHAPFRLERVEALRPWQPTGVVIYQDGQVLQSAESLPFIDAAAVSAYAQTLPKDLSLVLLTPLRIRERGEVLRTFDLPALVRAACWRIDALATFHGNGRWQVDYERLINAARAVTVEQVQTRWVDVQRTSTRQRQTMPQGGIVGTAMLRGVGIDLRWLLALGSLVHIGKSCTFGHGNVQMMNLEG; encoded by the coding sequence ATGTCTACAGAGAGCGCTGGTCTTGCTCTTCCCGATCTCCCGATCCTGCGTCTTCGTCTGACGATTCGCCTGCTCATCGACGCCTTTCTGCCCGCGTATAAGGGCGCTATGCTGCGCGGCGGCTTCGGCTATGCATTTCAGCGCGCCTCCTGCCTCCAGGCATGTTGGGGGCGGTCGCATGAATGCACCATTACCCCATTCTGCCCATACCGCTGGGTCTTCGAGACGCCACACCCGTCCGATGTCGCGCACCTGCACGACCTGCGCGATGTGCCGCGCCCCTTCGTCATTGTGGCGCCGGGCGATACGCGCACGCGCTACGTGGCGGGGGATGCGCTGGAATTTGGCTTGACGCTGATCGGACGGGGCGTGGAGTATCTGCCCTACTTCCTGTTCAGTTTCGAGCGCCTGGGTGCGATGGGGTTAGGGCGCGATCATGCTCCCTTCCGACTGGAACGGGTCGAAGCGTTGCGCCCCTGGCAACCGACCGGAGTGGTTATCTACCAGGATGGTCAGGTGCTTCAAAGCGCGGAGAGCCTGCCGTTCATTGATGCGGCAGCAGTCTCTGCATATGCACAAACACTCCCGAAAGATTTGAGTCTGGTCCTGCTCACGCCGCTCCGCATTCGTGAACGCGGAGAGGTGTTGCGCACGTTCGACCTGCCCGCGCTGGTCCGCGCGGCATGCTGGCGGATCGATGCGCTGGCGACCTTCCATGGCAATGGACGGTGGCAGGTCGATTATGAGCGGCTGATCAATGCAGCGCGCGCCGTTACTGTCGAACAGGTGCAGACGCGATGGGTCGATGTCCAGCGCACCTCTACGCGCCAGCGCCAGACGATGCCGCAGGGCGGGATCGTCGGCACGGCGATGCTGCGAGGCGTCGGCATCGATCTGCGCTGGCTGCTGGCGCTTGGCAGTCTGGTGCATATCGGGAAGTCCTGCACCTTCGGGCATGGCAACGTGCAGATGATGAATCTGGAAGGGTGA
- a CDS encoding IS701 family transposase, with translation MRNLPRAIIPVLRKFELLFSERVWEWAKILLIGAILAPGKRTVTSALRVMGLSDDAQFQNYHRVLNRAVWSPYAASRILLRLLVDAFVPSDTAIVLGLDDHIERRRGAKIKAKGIYRDPVRSSRSFFVKTSGLRWLCLMLLAPIPWAQRVWALPFLTVLAPSERYHQELGKRHKQLTDWARQIIFQVRQWLPERVLVVVADSSYAALELLAACQGLPNPVTVVTRLRLDAALYDTAYVHPAGRPGRPRKKGARQPTLEQRLSDPTTDWQHTSVRWYGGTTRTVRLASATAVWYHSGLPPVSIRWVLITDPDGKFEAQALLSTNPAATPKEIVEWFVMRWQVEVTFEEARAHLGIETQRQWSDLAILRTTPVLLGLFSLVTLFAHHLLQAGELPVRQAAWYTKALPTFSDTLAFVRKQLWPVTISWMSPAEADMVKIPKSLLVRLTDALAYAA, from the coding sequence ATGCGCAACCTGCCACGAGCGATTATACCGGTCCTCCGCAAGTTCGAGTTGCTGTTTAGCGAGCGTGTATGGGAATGGGCGAAGATACTGCTCATCGGCGCCATCCTAGCCCCCGGCAAGCGCACGGTCACTTCGGCGCTGCGGGTGATGGGGCTGAGCGACGATGCGCAATTCCAGAACTACCATCGCGTCCTCAACCGCGCCGTCTGGTCGCCCTACGCCGCCAGCCGCATCCTGCTGCGCCTGCTCGTCGACGCCTTCGTTCCGTCCGATACGGCTATCGTGCTCGGCCTCGACGACCATATCGAGCGCCGGCGCGGGGCCAAGATCAAGGCCAAGGGGATCTACCGCGACCCTGTCCGCTCGTCGCGCTCGTTCTTCGTCAAGACCAGCGGCCTGCGCTGGTTGTGTCTGATGCTGCTCGCCCCCATCCCTTGGGCCCAGCGTGTTTGGGCCTTGCCCTTTCTGACCGTCCTGGCGCCCTCCGAGCGCTACCATCAGGAGCTCGGCAAGCGCCACAAACAGCTCACCGACTGGGCGCGTCAGATCATCTTCCAAGTCCGTCAGTGGCTGCCCGAGCGCGTGCTGGTCGTTGTGGCCGACAGCAGCTACGCCGCGCTCGAACTGCTTGCCGCCTGCCAGGGCTTGCCCAACCCCGTTACCGTGGTCACGCGCTTGCGCTTGGATGCGGCCTTGTACGACACGGCGTACGTGCACCCAGCAGGGCGACCCGGTCGGCCGCGCAAGAAAGGCGCACGGCAGCCGACCCTGGAGCAGCGGCTCAGCGACCCGACCACAGACTGGCAGCACACGAGCGTGCGTTGGTATGGCGGAACGACGCGAACGGTGCGGCTGGCATCGGCAACGGCGGTCTGGTATCACAGTGGCTTGCCGCCGGTGAGCATTCGCTGGGTGCTCATTACCGACCCCGATGGGAAGTTTGAGGCCCAGGCGCTGCTGAGCACGAACCCGGCGGCTACCCCCAAGGAGATTGTGGAGTGGTTCGTGATGCGCTGGCAGGTGGAGGTCACGTTCGAGGAAGCGCGAGCACACTTGGGCATCGAGACCCAGCGCCAGTGGTCGGACCTGGCGATCCTGCGTACGACACCGGTGCTGTTGGGGTTGTTCTCGCTCGTGACGCTGTTCGCCCATCACCTACTCCAAGCAGGCGAGTTGCCCGTGAGGCAGGCGGCCTGGTACACCAAGGCGCTGCCGACCTTCAGCGACACACTGGCCTTCGTCCGCAAGCAGCTCTGGCCGGTCACCATTTCTTGGATGTCGCCTGCGGAAGCCGACATGGTCAAAATCCCGAAGTCGTTACTTGTTCGCCTGACTGATGCGCTCGCCTATGCTGCGTGA
- a CDS encoding protein O-mannosyl-transferase family produces MRRRTCKRLMMPSRSIRYTIGDSIAALGLAFLLFLSFLLLYGGTSAPDVLSGDPAEFQLASVLLGVPHPTTYPLATILGHLATRVLPFGAPAWRVTIVSSVCAALTVALFALLVYRIVGNRWMALIGALALGLAPGLWNAATIAEIYALLALLIVALALTLLHMWEEAPTPALMRMVPAALIAGLGFTHHGLFVVTALPLFAAGIVAALWHECGRTAPRALVIAAGWMGLAFLAGLTPWLYPLAQFARFGPFDGMDYGLPRHYFWGAPRSWWEVVDLLTGGEVRRGIFHMPDAGSIVATLRMVGRRLWFEFGPVGVALGVVGSVTLLRRSVWLWRATAWVFFATLSYLLILGPAVGDAPVFTLPMLLPWALWIAVGAHAIVRLAPSFRAHWRYPVTIALLAALTLGWGATRYRVSAKQHLWLYREFATATLAILPPDAVVVTHWEQGTTLLYLRFVEGIRLDVWIDVVEPGDDPWLERAHRRYPDRSVYFVGQPESVAGMPVDLLVDEPYAKVYRLRVPPKR; encoded by the coding sequence ATGCGCCGCCGCACATGCAAGCGCCTGATGATGCCGTCCCGCTCGATCCGTTATACCATCGGCGATAGCATCGCTGCTCTGGGGCTGGCGTTCCTGCTCTTCCTCTCATTTCTCCTTCTGTATGGCGGAACATCGGCGCCCGATGTGCTCTCCGGCGACCCGGCGGAGTTTCAACTGGCGTCGGTTCTCCTCGGTGTGCCGCATCCGACGACCTATCCGCTGGCGACTATCCTCGGTCATCTGGCGACGCGCGTCCTGCCATTCGGCGCACCGGCGTGGCGTGTGACGATTGTTTCGTCGGTATGTGCGGCGCTGACGGTGGCGTTGTTCGCGCTGCTTGTGTATCGCATTGTCGGAAACCGTTGGATGGCGCTCATTGGCGCGCTGGCGCTGGGTCTTGCGCCGGGGTTGTGGAATGCTGCAACGATTGCAGAAATCTATGCGCTGCTGGCACTGCTGATCGTGGCGCTGGCGCTGACGCTGTTGCATATGTGGGAGGAGGCGCCGACGCCTGCCTTGATGCGGATGGTGCCTGCGGCGCTGATCGCCGGTCTGGGATTCACCCATCACGGGTTGTTCGTCGTAACGGCGTTGCCGCTCTTCGCTGCCGGCATCGTGGCTGCGCTATGGCATGAGTGCGGGCGAACGGCGCCGCGCGCGCTGGTCATAGCCGCTGGCTGGATGGGTCTGGCTTTTCTTGCCGGTCTGACGCCGTGGCTCTATCCGCTGGCGCAGTTTGCCCGGTTTGGTCCTTTCGACGGCATGGATTATGGGCTGCCGCGCCACTATTTCTGGGGAGCGCCCCGCTCGTGGTGGGAGGTCGTCGATCTGCTGACCGGCGGCGAGGTGCGGCGGGGCATCTTTCACATGCCTGACGCCGGATCGATCGTCGCAACGCTCCGCATGGTCGGCAGGCGGCTGTGGTTCGAGTTCGGACCGGTTGGCGTGGCGCTGGGAGTGGTAGGGAGCGTGACGCTTCTGCGCCGGTCGGTGTGGCTCTGGCGCGCTACGGCGTGGGTGTTCTTCGCAACGCTGTCGTACCTTCTGATCCTTGGTCCGGCAGTTGGCGATGCGCCGGTGTTTACTCTGCCGATGCTGCTACCGTGGGCGCTCTGGATTGCGGTTGGCGCTCATGCTATCGTTCGCCTGGCGCCGTCGTTCCGCGCGCACTGGCGCTACCCGGTCACGATTGCGCTTCTGGCGGCGTTGACGCTTGGTTGGGGCGCGACGCGCTATCGCGTGTCGGCAAAACAGCATCTCTGGCTCTACCGCGAGTTCGCTACTGCGACGCTTGCCATCCTGCCGCCGGATGCGGTCGTCGTCACGCATTGGGAGCAGGGGACGACACTCCTCTACCTGCGCTTTGTCGAAGGCATCCGTCTAGATGTCTGGATCGATGTGGTCGAACCGGGCGATGACCCGTGGCTCGAACGGGCACACCGTCGCTACCCTGATCGTTCAGTCTACTTCGTCGGTCAGCCGGAGAGCGTTGCCGGCATGCCGGTTGATCTGCTGGTCGATGAGCCGTATGCCAAGGTCTATCGGTTGCGAGTGCCGCCGAAACGCTGA